Proteins encoded by one window of Pseudonocardia sp. HH130629-09:
- a CDS encoding helix-turn-helix transcriptional regulator, protein MTAPLPDAIDSRLDRMLAGMEWELRRSRRSRVTDGAVSTVLRDTAGFVFLHDGRAAVRAAAEQGWTPVAAGDLVLVPRHADLTVRGDGGAEATVVELTRPPAGRPDEGPLPDAVVARSFGAAEPGMAALVRGMACGWSTVGGAVRSGDTVICSRIATTIAVTAVRMWVEQQPCCADRWLSSALDPRIGRALRAVFADLTRVWTVADMAREATMSRAAFAERFTELVGRSPAGYLTAVRVGVGRELLADDTATVAEVAHRVGYRSELGFARAFRREAGMSPSQWRASARSVRAR, encoded by the coding sequence GTGACCGCACCTCTACCCGATGCGATCGACTCCCGTCTCGACCGGATGCTCGCCGGCATGGAGTGGGAGCTGCGCCGGTCCCGCCGATCCCGGGTGACCGACGGCGCCGTGTCCACGGTGCTCCGCGACACCGCCGGGTTCGTCTTCCTGCACGACGGCCGCGCCGCGGTCCGGGCGGCGGCCGAGCAGGGCTGGACCCCGGTCGCGGCGGGCGACCTCGTCCTGGTCCCGCGGCACGCCGACCTGACCGTCCGCGGCGACGGCGGCGCCGAGGCCACCGTCGTCGAGCTGACGCGGCCCCCGGCCGGGCGGCCCGACGAGGGCCCGCTCCCGGACGCGGTGGTCGCCCGGTCGTTCGGGGCCGCCGAGCCGGGGATGGCGGCCCTGGTCCGCGGCATGGCGTGCGGGTGGAGCACCGTCGGCGGGGCGGTCCGCAGCGGCGACACGGTGATCTGCTCGCGGATCGCGACCACGATCGCGGTGACCGCGGTGCGCATGTGGGTCGAGCAGCAGCCCTGCTGCGCGGACCGGTGGCTGTCCTCCGCGCTGGACCCGCGCATCGGGCGTGCCCTGCGCGCCGTGTTCGCCGACCTCACCCGCGTCTGGACGGTGGCCGACATGGCCCGGGAGGCGACCATGTCCCGGGCCGCCTTCGCCGAACGCTTCACCGAGCTGGTCGGGCGCAGCCCCGCCGGGTACCTGACGGCGGTCCGGGTCGGGGTGGGGCGGGAGCTGCTCGCCGACGACACGGCCACCGTCGCGGAGGTCGCGCACCGGGTCGGCTACCGCTCCGAGCTGGGGTTCGCCCGAGCCTTCCGGCGGGAAGCCGGCATGTCGCCGTCCCAGTGGCGCGCCTCGGCCCGGTCGGTCCGGGCCCGCTGA
- a CDS encoding SRPBCC family protein produces MSSYLVERRTVADLHAWRGWLPWEGLDPDLHREYSGPERGLGARYSWSGNRRAGRGTMEVVGDAADQVDVAVTFEKPFRSTATSTFLFVPADGARTEVVWRMTGEQRGIAALLGRVVPMDRILGGDLEKGLTRLGVAARP; encoded by the coding sequence GTGAGCAGCTACCTCGTCGAGCGCCGGACCGTCGCGGACCTGCACGCGTGGCGGGGCTGGTTGCCCTGGGAGGGCCTCGACCCGGACCTGCACCGGGAGTACTCCGGGCCCGAGCGCGGCCTCGGCGCGCGGTACTCGTGGTCGGGCAACCGCCGGGCCGGCCGCGGGACGATGGAGGTCGTCGGTGACGCCGCGGACCAGGTCGACGTCGCGGTGACCTTCGAGAAGCCGTTCCGCTCCACCGCCACCTCGACCTTCCTGTTCGTCCCCGCCGACGGTGCCCGGACCGAGGTCGTCTGGCGGATGACCGGCGAGCAGCGGGGGATCGCCGCGCTGCTGGGCCGCGTCGTGCCGATGGACCGGATCCTCGGCGGCGACCTGGAGAAGGGCCTGACGCGGCTGGGCGTCGCGGCTCGCCCCTGA
- a CDS encoding heavy metal translocating P-type ATPase: MSTDSAVDRSAPETDVRTVELKIDGMTCAACVGRVERKLGRLDGVDATVNLATERALVRYPSVTPVATLVETVRKAGYGATEIRPTDTGDEATSDDTALRRLRTRMAVALILFIPLADLSLAMSLVPSLRFPYWQWVVVALALPVVGWAAWPFHRTAVLNLRHGTTSMDTLVSLGVISASVWSLGEMAFLDTRQTLTGWDAVLHPSGPLYLEVAAGVTTFVLAGRYFEARARRTAGRVMRSLAVLETDEVTVLSGSVESRVPVRRLRVGDRFLVRPGERVAADGVVETGRAAVDTSAMTGEPVPAAVGPGDAVTGGTIASGGRLVVVAEQVGADTRLARMIAAVERAQTEKSATQRLVDRVSSVFVPVVLGLALLTLGGWLLAGAGWAGALAPAIAVVIIACPCALGLATPTALMVATGRGAELGIFVKGHRALETTRAADTVVLDKTGTLTTGRMAVVEVAAVPGGDAAQLLARAAAVESGSEHAIAVAIRAHAGSDVPAVEDFIALPGLGARGTVDGCTVTVGRPPEDPGALAPRLAEWEAAGHTVVAVHADEALAGLISLADPVKESAPVAVAELVAMGLRPVLLTGDRPAAAHAVAAACGITEVVAGALPDGKVDHIRALQAQGRTVAMVGDGVNDAAALVAADLGIAVGSGTDVALEAADVVLVRDDLRVLPATVELARATMGTIRGNLWWAFGYNTAAIPVAMAGLLNPLLAGAAMALSSFLVVTNSLRLRKAASWADGALGGSRTPVGEESTDYVEARD; the protein is encoded by the coding sequence CCGTCGGTGACCCCGGTCGCGACCCTGGTCGAGACGGTCCGCAAGGCCGGCTACGGCGCCACCGAGATCCGCCCCACCGACACCGGTGACGAGGCCACCTCCGACGACACCGCGCTGCGCCGGCTGCGGACCAGGATGGCCGTCGCGCTCATCCTGTTCATCCCGCTGGCCGACCTGTCGCTGGCGATGTCGCTGGTGCCGTCGCTGCGCTTCCCGTACTGGCAGTGGGTGGTCGTGGCGCTCGCGCTGCCCGTCGTCGGCTGGGCGGCGTGGCCGTTCCACCGCACCGCGGTGCTGAACCTGCGCCACGGGACGACGTCGATGGACACCCTCGTCTCGCTCGGCGTGATCTCGGCCTCGGTCTGGTCGCTGGGGGAGATGGCCTTCCTCGACACCCGGCAGACCCTCACCGGGTGGGACGCGGTGCTGCACCCCTCCGGGCCGCTCTACCTCGAGGTCGCCGCCGGGGTGACGACGTTCGTGCTGGCCGGGCGGTACTTCGAGGCCCGGGCCCGCCGTACCGCCGGGCGGGTCATGCGCTCGCTCGCCGTGCTGGAGACCGACGAGGTCACCGTCCTGTCCGGGAGTGTGGAGTCCCGCGTCCCGGTGCGACGCCTGCGGGTCGGCGACCGTTTCCTGGTGCGGCCGGGCGAGCGGGTCGCCGCCGACGGCGTCGTCGAGACCGGGCGGGCCGCCGTCGACACCAGCGCGATGACCGGCGAGCCGGTCCCGGCCGCCGTCGGGCCGGGCGACGCCGTCACCGGCGGCACGATCGCCTCGGGCGGGCGGCTGGTCGTCGTCGCCGAGCAGGTCGGGGCCGACACCCGCCTCGCGCGGATGATCGCGGCCGTCGAGCGGGCACAGACCGAGAAGTCCGCGACGCAGCGGTTGGTCGACCGGGTGTCGTCGGTGTTCGTGCCGGTGGTGCTGGGGTTGGCGCTGCTCACCCTCGGGGGCTGGCTGCTGGCCGGTGCGGGGTGGGCCGGCGCGCTGGCTCCCGCGATCGCCGTCGTGATCATCGCCTGCCCGTGCGCGCTGGGGCTGGCGACGCCGACCGCGCTGATGGTCGCGACCGGCCGCGGCGCCGAGCTGGGCATCTTCGTGAAGGGGCACCGGGCGCTGGAGACCACCCGGGCCGCCGACACGGTCGTGCTCGACAAGACCGGCACGCTGACGACCGGGCGGATGGCCGTGGTCGAGGTCGCGGCCGTCCCGGGTGGCGACGCGGCGCAGCTGCTGGCCCGCGCCGCCGCCGTCGAGAGCGGGTCCGAGCACGCCATCGCCGTCGCGATCCGTGCCCACGCCGGTTCGGACGTCCCGGCGGTGGAGGACTTCATCGCGCTGCCCGGGCTCGGAGCCCGCGGCACCGTCGACGGCTGCACCGTCACCGTCGGTCGTCCCCCGGAGGACCCGGGTGCGCTCGCGCCGCGGCTCGCGGAATGGGAGGCGGCCGGGCACACCGTCGTCGCCGTGCACGCCGACGAGGCTCTCGCCGGGCTGATCTCGCTGGCCGACCCGGTGAAGGAGTCCGCGCCGGTGGCCGTCGCCGAGCTGGTCGCGATGGGGCTGCGCCCGGTGTTGCTGACCGGTGACCGGCCCGCCGCCGCGCACGCCGTCGCCGCCGCCTGTGGGATCACCGAGGTCGTCGCGGGCGCGCTGCCCGACGGCAAGGTCGACCACATCCGTGCGCTGCAGGCCCAGGGCCGCACCGTCGCGATGGTCGGCGACGGGGTGAACGACGCCGCCGCGCTCGTCGCCGCGGACCTGGGCATCGCCGTGGGCTCGGGCACCGACGTCGCCCTGGAGGCCGCCGACGTCGTGCTCGTGCGCGACGACCTGCGCGTGCTCCCGGCGACCGTCGAGCTGGCCCGCGCCACGATGGGCACCATCCGCGGGAACCTCTGGTGGGCGTTCGGCTACAACACCGCGGCGATCCCCGTCGCGATGGCGGGGCTGCTGAACCCCCTGCTGGCCGGGGCCGCGATGGCGCTCTCGTCGTTCCTGGTGGTCACCAACAGCCTGCGGCTGCGGAAGGCCGCGAGCTGGGCCGACGGGGCGCTGGGCGGGTCACGCACCCCGGTTGGCGAGGAGAGCACCGACTACGTCGAGGCGCGGGACTGA
- a CDS encoding serine/threonine-protein kinase, with protein MTRGDDPERTRRDASDPWRTGNRRQRPPSGPAPDLTRRVGGSRPAPRRADEDPATRSNAPDATRRVGPPPGPGRPGPGGPGGPGGPADGTRRLGPGEAPTHHLGTPPTAAYGAPRPSRPDATRMMPAPITEPELLGGRYRLEGLIGQGGMSDVHRATDTRLNRPVAVKIFGAADDPSADQRFEQEAQVMANLRHPGLVAVHDFAVEADRAYLVMELVDGPTLKDVIASEDLPPEDIRRIGAEVAQTLAYVHSQGVTHRDVKPSNILIDSDGRARLADFGIAALLGADGHTAAGEIIGTPAYLSPEQVQGRPVGPPTDVYALGLVLLEVWTGRQEYQGQGLQGAAERVNRAPVVPADVPEPLRTAIAQSTATDPARRPDARRVAEILAEPTAVATPVVAPEPEPEQRDLGSSGIGKWIAIGALVVALLVLLLGFLLFGNDDSDTQAPPTTETSAPPTTETTTETTEAPSSENGGGIQIPSNIPGLPTNLPSLPTELPSLPSLPSNLPDPGQIGQDAQGFSEAIQRWWSGITGN; from the coding sequence CGAGGACCCGGCCACCCGCAGCAACGCACCGGACGCCACCCGCCGGGTCGGGCCGCCCCCCGGCCCCGGCCGTCCTGGCCCCGGCGGTCCCGGTGGTCCCGGTGGTCCCGCGGACGGGACCCGGCGCCTCGGGCCCGGCGAGGCCCCGACCCACCACCTCGGTACCCCGCCGACCGCGGCCTACGGCGCCCCGCGGCCGTCGCGCCCGGACGCGACCCGGATGATGCCCGCCCCCATCACCGAGCCCGAGCTGCTCGGCGGCCGGTACCGGCTGGAAGGGCTGATCGGCCAGGGCGGGATGTCCGACGTCCACCGGGCCACCGACACCCGGCTCAACCGCCCGGTCGCGGTGAAGATCTTCGGTGCGGCCGACGACCCGAGTGCCGACCAGCGTTTCGAGCAGGAGGCGCAGGTCATGGCGAACCTGCGCCACCCCGGCCTGGTCGCCGTGCACGACTTCGCCGTCGAGGCCGACCGCGCCTACCTGGTGATGGAGCTCGTCGACGGGCCGACGCTCAAGGACGTCATCGCGTCCGAGGACCTGCCGCCCGAGGACATCCGCCGGATCGGCGCCGAGGTCGCCCAGACCCTGGCCTACGTCCACTCCCAGGGCGTCACCCACCGCGACGTCAAGCCGTCGAACATCCTGATCGACTCCGACGGCCGGGCCCGGCTCGCCGACTTCGGCATCGCCGCCCTGCTCGGGGCCGACGGCCACACCGCGGCCGGCGAGATCATCGGGACGCCGGCGTACCTGTCGCCGGAGCAGGTCCAGGGCCGCCCGGTCGGACCGCCGACCGACGTGTACGCGCTCGGCCTCGTGCTGCTGGAGGTCTGGACCGGGCGGCAGGAGTACCAGGGACAGGGACTCCAGGGCGCCGCCGAGCGCGTGAACCGCGCCCCGGTCGTGCCCGCGGACGTGCCCGAGCCGCTGCGGACGGCGATCGCGCAGTCCACCGCCACCGACCCGGCGCGGCGCCCGGACGCCCGGCGCGTCGCCGAGATCCTGGCCGAGCCGACCGCCGTCGCGACACCGGTCGTCGCACCGGAGCCGGAACCCGAGCAGCGCGACCTCGGCTCGTCGGGGATCGGGAAGTGGATCGCGATCGGCGCACTCGTCGTCGCGCTGCTGGTGCTGCTGCTCGGGTTCCTGCTGTTCGGCAACGACGACTCCGACACCCAGGCACCGCCGACCACCGAGACCAGCGCACCGCCCACCACCGAGACGACCACCGAGACGACCGAGGCCCCGAGCAGCGAGAACGGCGGCGGCATCCAGATCCCCAGCAACATCCCGGGTCTGCCGACGAACCTGCCGTCGCTGCCGACCGAGCTGCCGTCGTTGCCGTCGCTGCCCTCGAACCTGCCCGACCCGGGCCAGATCGGGCAGGACGCGCAGGGCTTCTCGGAGGCGATCCAGCGCTGGTGGTCCGGGATCACCGGGAACTGA
- a CDS encoding MFS transporter yields the protein MTDTSTSTRPDRTAWGAVGVMALTSFVLILAEFLPPGLLTPMATTLGITEGQAGQAVSATAFIGLLVAPTIGALLPRVDRRALLTVLAAAAAVSNLLVAIAPSFVVLLAARLLLGAAIGGFWAMSLAVASRLSTPGRLGRSMMLVNTGTTLATVAGVPVAVYLGALAGWQAVFVGVAVLSALTALTIRTVLPPVAPDAADGLRPLVDTLRAPGMPRGLAGHVLTVLGHFAAFTYVRPALGTVPGLDAGGVAVLLAVFGAGGVVGNLVVGMLVDRYLRLVRYAVPLVLAAGVASVATFPAVLPVVVAGVAVWGLSFGAWLTVVSTWMARVVPDRMEAGGGLLVAGFQLGITVGAVVGGLLVDGVGVRVTLAAAAVVATVGGLAFGSAPQEPSRS from the coding sequence GTGACCGACACATCCACCTCCACCCGTCCGGACCGCACCGCCTGGGGCGCCGTCGGCGTCATGGCCCTCACGAGCTTCGTCCTGATCCTCGCGGAGTTCCTCCCGCCCGGTCTGCTCACCCCGATGGCCACCACGCTCGGCATCACCGAGGGGCAGGCGGGCCAGGCGGTGTCGGCGACGGCGTTCATCGGGCTCCTCGTCGCCCCGACGATCGGCGCGCTGCTCCCGCGGGTCGACCGCCGCGCCCTGCTGACCGTGCTCGCGGCGGCCGCCGCGGTGTCGAACCTGCTGGTCGCGATCGCGCCGAGCTTCGTCGTGCTGCTGGCCGCCCGGCTCCTGCTGGGTGCCGCGATCGGCGGGTTCTGGGCGATGTCGCTGGCGGTGGCGTCCCGGCTGAGCACGCCGGGCCGGCTCGGACGGTCGATGATGCTGGTCAACACCGGCACCACCCTCGCGACGGTCGCCGGGGTGCCGGTGGCCGTCTACCTCGGTGCGCTGGCCGGCTGGCAGGCCGTGTTCGTCGGTGTCGCGGTCCTGTCCGCGCTGACCGCGCTCACGATCCGCACCGTGCTGCCCCCGGTCGCGCCGGACGCCGCCGACGGGCTGCGACCGCTGGTCGACACGCTGCGCGCCCCCGGGATGCCGCGTGGGCTGGCCGGTCACGTGCTGACCGTCCTGGGGCACTTCGCCGCGTTCACCTACGTCCGGCCCGCGCTGGGGACCGTCCCGGGGCTCGACGCGGGCGGGGTGGCCGTGCTGCTCGCGGTGTTCGGCGCCGGTGGGGTGGTGGGCAACCTCGTCGTCGGGATGCTGGTGGACCGGTACCTGCGGCTGGTGCGGTACGCCGTCCCGCTGGTGCTGGCCGCCGGGGTCGCGTCGGTGGCGACGTTCCCCGCGGTGCTGCCGGTCGTCGTCGCGGGTGTCGCGGTGTGGGGGCTGTCGTTCGGTGCCTGGCTGACGGTCGTGTCGACGTGGATGGCCCGGGTGGTGCCGGACCGGATGGAGGCGGGCGGCGGGCTGCTCGTCGCGGGCTTCCAGCTCGGCATCACCGTCGGCGCCGTCGTCGGCGGGCTGCTCGTCGACGGCGTCGGGGTCCGCGTCACGCTGGCGGCGGCGGCCGTGGTGGCGACGGTGGGTGGGCTGGCGTTCGGGTCCGCGCCGCAGGAGCCGAGCCGGTCGTAG
- a CDS encoding cytochrome c oxidase assembly protein gives MSASTEQATTDAAGGAQPAPAVPARQDRRALLTALTVALVLLCAGAAVAVSIGDDGFWRQSGLPVPEPGLKAATVVAKALAVAATALAAGSLLVGGLVAAPQTSGTVDVHGYRALRRGTLAATVAGVSAIAAGWLSVADMTGNSPGVLASVGPFGWLDAAATIEEPLGWALAGALLLLVALGSAFSLSWKAAAALGLLAACAMAVPAAVHPAATGAGHDWSGDANVLRAVAGTAWLGLVAALVAFRAHGGVVEGRTAGRVRGLLAVGGVVYLLGEVVFQLVVTDAGPLGGSPYVRVAVVVAVLLAALVPLTALLARGLVADPAGPVPARLLPVVAVLGATVATLGVASIRLVPPRFVVADDSALQTLIGWDITRPFSALAVLVDWRWNLLFGTGALVLAGLYLAAVRRLAARGVTWPVGRTVAWLLGCATLLLATSSGLGFYSPSMFSVHMISHMTLNMLAPILLSLGGAVTLALRVLRPAGRGNPPGPREWLLAAVHSRVAKVVTHPAFAAMLFVGSFYVLYFTPLFDGALRFHWTHQLMNLHFVLVGYLFFWPLIGVDAAPHRLPHLGRLAVMLATMPFHAFFGVAVMSSSTVLGENFYRQVGLPWVDLLDDQRTGGGIAWATGEIPMLLVMVTLVVQWSRDDSREAARKDRQAERDDDAELKAYNAMLEQMRRGG, from the coding sequence GTGAGCGCGAGCACGGAGCAGGCGACGACCGACGCGGCCGGCGGTGCGCAGCCCGCACCGGCGGTGCCGGCGCGGCAGGACCGCCGGGCCCTCCTGACCGCGCTCACGGTCGCCCTGGTGCTGCTGTGCGCCGGTGCCGCGGTCGCCGTCTCGATCGGCGACGACGGCTTCTGGCGGCAGAGCGGGCTGCCGGTGCCCGAGCCGGGGCTGAAGGCGGCGACGGTCGTCGCGAAGGCCCTGGCCGTGGCCGCCACCGCCCTCGCCGCCGGATCGCTGCTGGTCGGCGGGCTGGTCGCGGCCCCGCAGACGTCCGGAACGGTCGACGTCCACGGCTACCGCGCGCTGCGCCGGGGCACCCTGGCCGCCACCGTCGCCGGGGTGTCGGCGATCGCCGCGGGCTGGCTGTCGGTGGCCGACATGACCGGCAACTCCCCCGGCGTCCTGGCGTCGGTGGGCCCGTTCGGGTGGCTCGACGCCGCCGCGACGATCGAGGAGCCGCTGGGCTGGGCGCTCGCCGGTGCCCTGCTGCTGCTGGTCGCCCTCGGGTCGGCGTTCTCGCTGAGCTGGAAGGCCGCCGCCGCGCTCGGGCTGCTCGCCGCCTGCGCGATGGCGGTGCCCGCCGCGGTGCACCCCGCCGCGACCGGGGCCGGGCACGACTGGAGCGGCGACGCCAACGTGCTGCGCGCCGTCGCCGGGACCGCCTGGCTGGGGCTGGTCGCCGCACTGGTCGCGTTCCGCGCGCACGGAGGCGTCGTCGAGGGACGGACCGCGGGCCGGGTCCGCGGCCTGCTCGCGGTCGGCGGGGTCGTGTACCTGCTCGGTGAGGTCGTCTTCCAGCTGGTGGTGACCGACGCCGGGCCGCTCGGCGGGTCGCCCTACGTGCGGGTCGCCGTCGTCGTCGCGGTGCTGCTCGCGGCCCTGGTCCCGCTGACCGCGCTGCTGGCCCGCGGGCTCGTCGCCGACCCGGCCGGACCGGTGCCGGCCCGGTTGCTGCCGGTCGTCGCGGTGCTGGGGGCGACGGTGGCGACGCTGGGTGTCGCGAGCATCCGGCTGGTGCCGCCGCGGTTCGTCGTCGCCGACGACTCGGCGCTGCAGACCCTGATCGGCTGGGACATCACCCGGCCGTTCTCGGCGCTCGCGGTGCTCGTCGACTGGCGCTGGAACCTGCTGTTCGGCACCGGCGCGCTGGTGCTCGCCGGGCTGTACCTGGCCGCCGTGCGACGGCTGGCGGCCCGCGGGGTGACGTGGCCGGTCGGGCGCACCGTCGCCTGGCTGCTGGGCTGCGCGACGCTGCTGCTGGCGACGTCGTCGGGGCTGGGCTTCTACTCCCCGTCCATGTTCAGCGTCCACATGATCAGCCACATGACGCTGAACATGCTCGCGCCGATCCTGCTGAGCCTCGGTGGCGCGGTCACGCTCGCGCTGCGGGTGCTGCGCCCGGCGGGCCGCGGCAACCCGCCCGGCCCGCGGGAGTGGCTGCTCGCGGCGGTGCACTCGCGCGTCGCGAAGGTCGTGACGCACCCGGCGTTCGCGGCGATGCTGTTCGTCGGCTCGTTCTACGTCCTGTACTTCACCCCGCTGTTCGACGGGGCGCTGCGGTTCCACTGGACCCACCAGCTGATGAACCTGCACTTCGTGCTGGTCGGCTACCTGTTCTTCTGGCCGCTGATCGGCGTCGACGCCGCCCCGCACCGGCTGCCGCACCTGGGGCGGCTCGCGGTCATGCTCGCGACGATGCCGTTCCACGCGTTCTTCGGCGTCGCGGTGATGAGCTCCTCCACGGTGCTCGGCGAGAACTTCTACCGCCAGGTCGGGCTGCCCTGGGTGGACCTGCTCGACGACCAGCGCACCGGCGGCGGGATCGCCTGGGCGACCGGTGAGATCCCGATGCTGCTGGTGATGGTCACGCTCGTGGTGCAGTGGTCGCGCGACGACTCCCGGGAGGCCGCCCGCAAGGACCGGCAGGCCGAGCGGGACGACGACGCGGAGCTGAAGGCGTACAACGCGATGCTGGAGCAGATGCGGCGGGGCGGGTGA